The Caldisericota bacterium genome includes a window with the following:
- a CDS encoding ABC transporter ATP-binding protein, with the protein MNVKTIDEPILQVKRLKKYFPIKRGGFLKKETVFVKAIDDVSFNVRKGETLGLVGETGSGKTTVGRTIIRLYKPTSGQIIFNGMDITNVNENKMQKIRKKIQMIFQDPYASLDPRLTVEEIVTEPMEIHSLYTPEKRREKAKELLNIIGLNPEHLNRFPHEFSGGQRQRIGLARALAVEPQFIICDEPVSALDVSIQAQIINTFEDLQEQFGLTYLFISHDIAMVKHISDDIAVMYLGRVMETALSNEIYKHPLHPYTQALMTAVPIPDPQAEKKRARIILEGDISSNINLPKGCRFRPRCKYAKKICEEVEPKLEEKETNHFVACHLY; encoded by the coding sequence ATGAATGTCAAAACAATTGACGAACCAATCCTTCAAGTTAAACGTTTAAAAAAATACTTCCCGATAAAAAGAGGCGGTTTCTTAAAGAAAGAAACTGTTTTTGTAAAAGCGATTGATGATGTAAGTTTTAATGTCAGAAAGGGGGAAACTCTTGGCCTTGTAGGAGAAACTGGAAGTGGTAAGACAACTGTAGGGAGAACAATAATCCGCTTATATAAACCTACCAGCGGACAAATTATTTTTAATGGAATGGATATAACTAATGTTAATGAAAATAAAATGCAAAAGATTCGAAAAAAAATTCAAATGATTTTTCAGGATCCATACGCTTCTCTTGATCCGCGGCTTACTGTCGAAGAAATTGTCACAGAACCAATGGAAATCCATAGCCTCTACACTCCTGAGAAGAGAAGAGAGAAAGCAAAAGAATTACTGAATATTATTGGACTTAATCCTGAGCACTTGAATAGATTTCCCCATGAATTTAGTGGTGGTCAACGACAAAGAATAGGTCTTGCAAGAGCATTGGCAGTTGAGCCACAATTTATTATTTGTGATGAGCCCGTATCTGCTCTTGATGTATCTATTCAGGCCCAAATAATTAATACTTTTGAAGATCTACAAGAACAATTTGGACTCACTTATCTATTTATTTCACATGATATTGCAATGGTAAAACATATCAGCGATGATATTGCTGTGATGTACCTTGGTCGAGTTATGGAAACTGCGTTAAGTAATGAAATTTATAAACACCCACTTCATCCATATACTCAGGCTTTGATGACAGCAGTACCAATTCCGGATCCTCAAGCAGAAAAAAAGCGGGCTAGAATCATACTGGAAGGTGATATTTCAAGCAACATAAATCTTCCTAAGGGCTGTAGATTCAGGCCACGCTGTAAGTACGCAAAGAAAATATGCGAAGAGGTAGAACCTAAGTTAGAAGAAAAAGAAACAAATCATTTTGTAGCCTGTCATCTTTATTGA